The nucleotide sequence AGTTGCAATTTGGACAGCAGGCTTTGACATTATTTATTCGTGTCAGGATATTGAGATAGACCGCAAGGAAGGTTTATTCTCGATCCCGTCTCGATTTGGCATTTCGCGAGCACTTGATATCGCGCGTGCGATGCACGCATTAACTACGGTAGGTTTCGCTTTGCTGCTTATTTTGACCGATTTAGGCTGGTGGTATTGCATTGGGATGATTGTGGCTGCTGGCTTGTTACTTTATGAACATCGATTAGTGAAGCCGAATGATCTGAGTAAGCTTAATGCAGCATTCTTTACGATGAACGGAATTCTGAGCGCGGTTGTATTTGCCTTCACATTTATTGACCTCGTGGTGGTGAGAAACTGGTGAATAGAGAAAATTACAAGCGTAGATGGGTTGTTGGAATTACAGGTGCAAGCGGTGCAATATATGGTGTAACGTTATGCCGCGAGCTATTAAAGGCGGGCTTCCACATTCACCTTGTCATTACTGATGCGGGCTGGAGAGTGCTAAAGGAAGAGCTTGGCTGGGACGCTTCACATCGTCAAGAGGCGCTTCGAGAAGCTTTCAGGGTAGCGTTCGAGGAAGAGCAACTCACCTATCATCCCTTAAATGATATCGGCGCATCGATCGCGAGTGGCTCGTATCGTACTGAAGGGATGGTAGTCGTTCCTTGCTCTATGGGTTCATTGTCCTCGATTGCTAACGGTGCCTCCACGAACTTATTGACGCGTACGGCAGATGTCATGCTGAAGGAAGGGAAACCTCTGTTGCTCGTACCGAGAGAGACACCTTTGCATGCGATTCACCTTGAAAATATGTTGAAGCTATCCCGGCTTGGTGTACGGATTATTCCGGCAATGCCAGCTTTTTATAATGGTCCGCAGACTTTAGAAGATATTGTCGTATTCATGGTCGGTAAAGTGATGGACAATATGGGGATCTCTAACGACATCTACAAAAGATGGGGAGAATGAGATGAATAGCGATTTACAGCGTCCGATTACAATCGGACGCATTTCTTATACGAATGTATGGCCAGTTGTACATGGCTTTGAAACG is from Candidatus Cohnella colombiensis and encodes:
- a CDS encoding UbiX family flavin prenyltransferase, with the translated sequence MNRENYKRRWVVGITGASGAIYGVTLCRELLKAGFHIHLVITDAGWRVLKEELGWDASHRQEALREAFRVAFEEEQLTYHPLNDIGASIASGSYRTEGMVVVPCSMGSLSSIANGASTNLLTRTADVMLKEGKPLLLVPRETPLHAIHLENMLKLSRLGVRIIPAMPAFYNGPQTLEDIVVFMVGKVMDNMGISNDIYKRWGE